A single genomic interval of Burkholderia cepacia ATCC 25416 harbors:
- a CDS encoding sensor domain-containing diguanylate cyclase — MQIAPKPADEAARLDTLHSLSILDTPPEERFDRLTRLARRLFDVPIALVSLVDDDRQWFKSHAGLDVTQTSRDVSFCSHALLAGNTMVIQDALNDDRFHDNPLVTGAPGIRFYAGRPLAAPNGAPIGTLCLIDTRPRSLEPDELALLGDLAHMTEREIAALHFATTDELTQLTNRRGFEILARHVLSLCDRLGRHAVLLFFDLNDFKAINDRFGHAEGDRALKAFADTLTGALRDSDVIARLGGDEFVVLLSATDPADVAEPVDRVTQALALRNTADARGYDIRFSVGHVDYDPAHHHDVAGLLASADQRMYEHKQRGRKAGA; from the coding sequence ATGCAAATTGCACCGAAACCGGCCGACGAGGCGGCCCGGCTCGATACGCTTCATTCGCTCTCGATCCTCGACACGCCGCCCGAAGAACGCTTCGATCGCCTGACGCGTCTTGCACGCAGGCTGTTCGACGTGCCGATCGCACTCGTCAGCCTCGTCGACGACGATCGCCAGTGGTTCAAGAGCCATGCCGGGCTCGACGTCACGCAAACGTCGCGCGACGTGTCGTTCTGCTCCCATGCGCTGCTCGCGGGCAATACGATGGTGATCCAGGATGCGCTGAACGACGATCGCTTCCACGACAATCCACTCGTCACCGGCGCGCCCGGCATCCGCTTCTACGCCGGCCGGCCGCTCGCGGCGCCGAACGGCGCGCCCATCGGTACGCTGTGCCTGATCGACACGCGGCCGCGCTCGCTCGAACCCGACGAGCTCGCGCTGCTCGGCGATCTCGCCCACATGACCGAACGCGAGATCGCCGCGCTGCATTTCGCGACCACCGACGAGCTCACCCAGCTGACGAACCGCCGCGGCTTCGAGATCCTGGCCCGCCACGTGCTGAGCCTGTGCGATCGCCTGGGTCGTCACGCGGTGCTGCTGTTCTTCGACCTGAACGATTTCAAGGCGATCAACGACCGCTTCGGCCATGCCGAGGGCGACCGCGCGCTCAAGGCATTTGCCGACACGCTGACGGGCGCACTGCGCGACAGCGACGTGATCGCACGGCTTGGCGGCGACGAGTTCGTCGTGCTGCTGAGTGCCACCGATCCGGCCGACGTCGCCGAGCCGGTCGACCGCGTGACGCAGGCGCTTGCGCTGCGCAACACGGCCGACGCGCGCGGCTATGACATCCGGTTCAGTGTCGGGCACGTCGACTACGACCCCGCGCACCATCACGACGTGGCCGGCCTGCTCGCATCGGCCGACCAGCGGATGTACGAGCACAAGCAGCGCGGCAGGAAGGCCGGCGCGTGA
- a CDS encoding phospholipase D family protein, whose protein sequence is MLSRNRLAAACLAASLLATPFTAFGKTQSESLLQQAIDFVSRWLPAPTHEAPATQVVESAFSPDGGAEALVLKAIGAARSSIRVAAYSFTSPPVTRALLAAKRRGVNVAVVVDDKGNRAKSSKQALNLLVNAGIPTRTIDAYAIHHDKYLVIDAEHVETGSFNYSASAASRNSENVVVVWNNPQLASRYLTHWQSRFDQGTPYRSSY, encoded by the coding sequence ATGTTGTCGCGCAATCGCCTCGCCGCTGCCTGTCTCGCCGCCTCCCTGCTCGCCACACCGTTCACCGCTTTCGGCAAGACGCAAAGCGAATCGCTGCTCCAGCAGGCGATCGACTTCGTGTCGCGGTGGCTACCGGCCCCCACTCACGAAGCGCCCGCAACACAGGTCGTCGAATCGGCATTTTCGCCCGATGGCGGTGCCGAAGCGCTGGTGCTGAAAGCGATCGGCGCCGCGCGCAGTTCGATCCGCGTCGCCGCCTATTCGTTCACGTCGCCGCCCGTCACGCGCGCACTGCTCGCCGCCAAGCGACGCGGTGTGAATGTCGCGGTGGTGGTCGACGACAAGGGCAATCGCGCAAAGAGCAGCAAGCAGGCGTTGAACCTGCTCGTCAACGCAGGCATCCCGACACGCACGATCGACGCCTATGCGATCCATCACGACAAGTACCTCGTGATCGACGCCGAGCACGTCGAAACGGGCTCGTTCAACTACAGCGCGTCGGCGGCCAGCCGCAATTCCGAGAACGTCGTCGTGGTGTGGAACAACCCGCAACTCGCGTCGCGCTATCTCACGCACTGGCAAAGCCGTTTCGACCAGGGCACGCCGTACCGCTCCAGCTACTGA
- a CDS encoding winged helix-turn-helix transcriptional regulator: protein MKWDDIGTLNCSVARTLAVLGDRWTMLILRNAFLGCRRFDAFQTQLGVTRHVLAERLARLVDEGVLAKRAYQERPPRFEYRLTDKGLDLYPTLLALTAWGDRWKDDGQGPPVQLRHRTCGHLMHAVTVCSACGEPLDARDVQPERGPGWVAAEAAGRASAED from the coding sequence ATGAAATGGGATGACATCGGCACGCTGAACTGTTCGGTCGCGCGTACGCTTGCCGTGCTCGGCGACCGCTGGACCATGCTGATCCTCCGCAACGCGTTCCTCGGCTGCCGCCGCTTCGACGCGTTCCAGACCCAGCTCGGCGTCACGCGCCATGTGCTGGCGGAGCGGCTCGCGCGGCTCGTCGACGAAGGCGTGCTGGCCAAGCGCGCTTATCAGGAACGCCCGCCGCGTTTCGAATATCGTTTGACGGACAAGGGCCTCGACCTCTACCCGACCCTGCTTGCGCTGACCGCATGGGGAGACCGCTGGAAAGACGACGGCCAGGGGCCGCCAGTGCAGTTGCGTCACCGTACCTGCGGCCATCTGATGCACGCGGTCACCGTATGCTCGGCGTGCGGCGAGCCGCTCGACGCCCGCGACGTGCAGCCGGAGCGTGGCCCCGGATGGGTCGCAGCCGAAGCTGCCGGAAGGGCTTCGGCCGAGGACTGA
- a CDS encoding PaaI family thioesterase encodes MNPLSLSGLDLLRAAVSGDAPLASISETIPMRPLDVELGYVKFSARADGRHLNPLGGVHGGFAATVLDSVTGCAVHSMLDAGVGYGTVDLHVKMLRPVPRDVELVAEGRVIHLSRSLGVAEGTLKTPDDKIVAHASATCFIQRPQ; translated from the coding sequence ATGAACCCGCTTTCCCTGTCTGGTCTCGATCTGCTGCGCGCAGCGGTATCGGGCGATGCGCCGCTCGCGTCGATTTCCGAGACGATCCCGATGCGTCCGCTCGACGTCGAGCTCGGTTATGTGAAATTTTCGGCGCGGGCGGACGGCCGGCACCTGAACCCGCTCGGCGGCGTGCACGGCGGGTTCGCGGCGACGGTGCTCGATTCTGTCACGGGGTGTGCGGTGCATTCGATGCTTGATGCGGGCGTCGGCTACGGTACGGTCGATCTGCATGTGAAGATGCTGCGGCCCGTGCCGCGCGACGTCGAGCTGGTTGCGGAAGGGCGCGTGATTCACCTGTCGCGTTCGCTGGGCGTTGCCGAGGGCACGCTGAAGACGCCGGACGACAAGATCGTCGCGCATGCGTCGGCGACCTGTTTCATCCAGCGGCCGCAGTAA
- a CDS encoding NADP(H)-dependent aldo-keto reductase, with amino-acid sequence MEYRTLGDSGIEVSLIGLGTMTWGEQNSERDAHEQIDYAIGQGVTLIDAAEMYPVPPKPDTQGRTEQYIGTWLAQHRAQRERIVLATKIAGPARQPHNPRHIRGEGNQFDRKNLTEALDGSLKRLQTDYVDLYQLHWPDRSTTTFGRPAYPWVDDAYTVPIEETLGVLAEFVKAGKVRAIGVSNETPWGVAQFLRAAEKLGLPRIASIQNPYSLVNRTFENGLSEFTHRDGVGLLAYSPLAFGWLSGKYENGARPAGARITLFERFQRYSKPQAVEATSRYVALARRHGLSPAQLALAFVNSRPFVRSNLVGATSLEQLKENIGSVDVKLSDEILAEIDALHERQPNPAP; translated from the coding sequence ATGGAATACCGCACACTCGGCGATTCGGGCATCGAGGTCAGCCTGATCGGCCTCGGCACGATGACGTGGGGCGAGCAGAATTCGGAGCGCGATGCGCACGAGCAGATCGACTACGCGATCGGGCAAGGCGTGACGCTGATCGATGCCGCGGAGATGTATCCGGTGCCGCCGAAGCCCGATACGCAGGGGCGCACCGAACAGTACATCGGCACGTGGCTCGCGCAGCATCGCGCGCAGCGCGAGCGCATCGTGCTTGCGACGAAAATCGCGGGGCCGGCGCGGCAGCCGCACAATCCGCGCCATATTCGCGGCGAAGGCAACCAGTTCGACCGGAAGAACCTGACCGAAGCGCTCGACGGCAGCCTCAAGCGCCTGCAGACCGACTACGTCGATCTTTATCAGCTGCACTGGCCCGATCGCAGCACGACGACGTTCGGCCGTCCCGCCTATCCGTGGGTCGACGATGCCTACACGGTGCCGATCGAGGAAACCCTCGGCGTGCTCGCGGAATTCGTGAAGGCCGGCAAGGTACGCGCGATCGGCGTGTCGAACGAAACGCCATGGGGCGTCGCGCAGTTCCTGCGCGCGGCCGAGAAGCTCGGGCTGCCGCGCATCGCGAGCATCCAGAATCCGTACAGCCTGGTGAATCGCACGTTCGAGAACGGGCTGTCGGAGTTCACGCATCGTGACGGCGTCGGCCTGCTCGCGTATTCGCCGCTCGCGTTCGGCTGGCTGTCCGGCAAGTACGAGAACGGTGCGCGTCCGGCCGGCGCGCGCATCACGCTGTTCGAGCGTTTCCAGCGCTACAGCAAGCCGCAGGCCGTCGAGGCGACGTCGCGCTATGTCGCGCTCGCGCGGCGTCACGGGCTGTCGCCCGCGCAGCTCGCGCTGGCGTTCGTCAACAGCCGTCCGTTCGTGCGCAGCAACCTGGTCGGCGCGACGTCGCTCGAGCAGTTGAAGGAGAACATCGGCAGCGTCGACGTGAAGCTGTCCGACGAGATCCTCGCCGAGATCGATGCGCTGCACGAACGGCAGCCGAACCCGGCGCCGTAA